A genomic window from Gambusia affinis linkage group LG16, SWU_Gaff_1.0, whole genome shotgun sequence includes:
- the LOC122846251 gene encoding TLE family member 5-like: protein MMFPQSRHSASSQSGQALKFTTSDSCDRIKDEFQFLQAQYHSLKLECDKLASEKSEMQRHYIMYYEMSYGLNIEMHKQAEIVKRLNGICAQVLPYLSQEHQQQVMGAIERAKQVTPPEMNSIIRQQLQVQHLSQLQGLTLPVAPLPLGLTPPSLPAVSSSSGLLSLSSILANYSHSQPQAAKEDKARDAAERAPRGEDGDKSD, encoded by the exons ATGATGTTTCCTCAATCCAGGCACTCG GCGTCATCCCAGTCCGGCCAAGCTCTGAAGTTCACCACCTCCGACTCCTGTGACCGAATCAAGGACGAGTTCCAGTTCCTCCAAGCACAGTATCACAG TTTGAAGTTGGAGTGCGATAAGCTGGCCTCTGAGAAGTCGGAGATGCAGCGCCACTACATCATG TATTATGAGATGTCCTATGGGCTCAACATTGAAATGCACAAACAG gcTGAAATAGTGAAAAGACTGAACGGGATCTGCGCTCAGGTGCTGCCTTACCTGTCCCAGGAG CACCAACAGCAAGTCATGGGAGCGATAGAGAGGGCCAAGCAGGTCACGCCTCCTGAGATGAACTCCATCATACGG CAACAGCTGCAGGTGCAGCACCTGTCCCAGCTGCAGGGCCTGACCCTGCCTGTGGCCCCGCTGCCCCTGGGCCTCACCCCGCCCTCCCTGCCTGCCGTCTCCTCCAGCTCAGGCCTGCTCTCCCTCTCCTCCATCCTGGCCAACTACTCCCACAGCCAGCCGCAGGCGGCCAAGGAGGACAAGGCCAGGGACGCCGCGGAGAGGGCGCCCAGAGGAGAGGACGGAGACAAGTCCGATTAG
- the plpp2a gene encoding phospholipid phosphatase 2, whose amino-acid sequence MPEDRKKLLFILVDILCVFFAALPSAILTLRFKPYRRGIHCDDESINYPYRKDTISHGTMAAVTITCSMVIITTGEAYLVHTKRLRSNSTFNQYLSALYKVVGTFLFGAAVSQSLTDLAKFTIGRPRPNFLSVCVPKSCKGYVLDINCTGSQLNVTESRLSFYSGHSSFGMYCMLFLSLYVQARMQGKWTRLIRPTIQFFLVAFSLYVGYTRVSDYKHHWSDVLVGLLQGALIAVLTVRYVSDFFKQRPPLCAEANEQAEEEQLESKPNPQPLDSQHGNHYSHPGLA is encoded by the exons ATGCCAGAAGACAGGAAAAAGCTGCTCTTCATCTTGGTGGACATTCTGTGCGTGTTTTTCG CGGCTCTACCTTCAGCCATCCTCACGCTGAGGTTCAAACCCTACCGGAGAGGAATCCACTGCGACGACGAGAGCATCAACTATCCCTACAGGAAAGACACCATCTCCCATGGAACCATGGCCGCTGTCACCATCACCTGCTCCATGGTCATT ATCACCACCGGAGAGGCCTACCTGGTGCACACGAAACGCCTGCGTTCAAACTCCACGTTCAACCAGTACCTGTCCGCGCTCTACAAGGTGGTCGGCACCTTCCTGTTTGGCGCGGCGGTCAGCCAGTCCCTGACCGATTTGGCGAAGTTCACCATCGGCCGCCCCCGTCCGAACTTCTTGTCCGTGTGCGTCCCGAAGTCCTGCAAGGGATACGTGCTGGACATCAACTGCACAGGCAGCCAGCTCAATGTGACGGAGTCCAG gcTGTCGTTTTACTCCGGTCACTCATCCTTTGGGATGTACTGCATGCTCTTCCTGTCG ctctACGTCCAGGCCAGGATGCAGGGGAAGTGGACGAGGCTGATCCGGCCCACCATCCAGTTCTTCCTGGTGGCGTTTTCTCTCTACGTTGGATACACGCGCGTCTCCGACTACAAACACCACTGGAGCGACGTCCTGGTGGGGCTgctgcagggggcgctcatcGCTGTGCTCACG GTTCGATACGTGTCGGATTTCTTCAAGCAGCGCCCGCCGCTCTGCGCGGAGGCGAACGAACAGGCGGAGGAGGAGCAACTCGAGAGCAAGCCGAACCCGCAGCCTTTGGACTCGCAGCACGGAAACCACTACAGCCACCCTGGATTGGCGTGA